The region CGTATGTCGACTGGGTCGGCATCGTCGGGTACTGGGCGCAGACCGGCGCCCACACCTTCGACACGCTGTACGGACCCACCCGGCGGCAGGTGGCCGGGTTCACCGACAAGCCGGTGCTGATCAGTGAGACCTCGGCGGAGCCCGGGGAGCGGCGGCGTGACGATGTGCGCGGGCTGCTGGGCGGGGTCGAGGCGAACGACGACGTCATCGGCTTCCTCTGGTTCAACATCCCCAAGCGGGCCGACTGGCGCATCCAGAGCAGCCCGCTCGCCCTGGCTGAGTTCAAGCGCCTGATCGCCGACGACGCCTTCGGATTCGAGGTGCCGCGGTCATGAGCAATGAGCAGCAGTACTGGCAGCAGCAGGCCCCGCAGGCTCCACAGGTTCCGGAGGCTTCTCAGGTCTCAGGGGCCCCGTACGCCCCGCCCAGTCAGGAAACGTTTCTGCAGTATCAGCAGCCGACGCCGGGCGCCTGGCAGCAGCAGTACCCCCCGTACAGCGCCCCGCGGACACCCGGCGACGAGCCCGAAGCCGACTACTACGTGCCGCACTACACCGTCCTGGACCCCGAGCCCGAACCTGAGCCCGGGCCGGGCTATGTGCTCCCCGAGGTCCCCGTCTCCGCATGGTCGGTCGACAACAGCCGTTCGGCGTGGATCAGCCGCGCTGTGCTGGTGCTGATCCTGCTGGTGCAGGCCGGTCTGTCCTACCGGCTGGACGGCAGTGCCTTCCCGCAGGAGGCGAAGTTCCTCACCTCCGACGGAACGCTCTCGGGGCTGGTCTCCGGTGCCGGTCTGGCCGGAGCCCGGACGCTGAGCCTGGTCTGGGCGCTGGGCGCGACGGCCCTGCTCTTCGGCGCGACCCGGCTGCTGTTCAACGCGCGGGCCGGTCTCGCGGCCGCCGCGATGTACTCCGTACTGGAGTCGACCGCCTTCACCGGCCGCTATGCCTCCGCGCACTCCCTGTCGCTGTTCCTGCTCGCCGCGGCCCTGTGGCTGCTGGCCAGGACCCGGCAGTCGACGCCCGCGGCCGTCCTGGTGGCGGCGCCGTTCGCCGCGCTCGCGCCGTTCGCCGCCTACGCGGCGGCGCTGTACCTGCCTTCGCTGACCGTGCTGGCCGTACTGACCGCCTACCGCTTCCGCGGGGTCGGCGCCTTTGTGCGGGGCGCGCTCTTCGCGGCCGCGACCGGAGCCCTGTGCTTCGTGGGCGTCCGGCTGAACGGCACGCCGAGCGGCTGGAACGTGCACGGCACCGACAGCGCGCTGAGCCTGCTGAAGGAGAGCGCGCAGTGGGGCGGCATCGTCCTGCTCGTGGCCGTGATCGGCGCCGTCGGTTTCGTCCGCCGAGCCCGGATGGGCGAGATGCCCTGGGCCGAGGGCTCCGCGCCGGGTGCCGTCAGAAGGGCCTCGCTGGGCCTGACCCTGTGCGCCACCGCGCTCCTCGCTCCGCTCTACCAGGCATACCTGGGCAACGGCAGCTCACTGCACATCCACGTCGGCTTCGGGCTGCTCTTCGCCGTGCCGATGGCGGGCCTGGGCATCTCCCGGATGATGGGCGCGCATTTCCGCTACCCGCAGATCGGCATCATGATCTACGTCGCCGCGCTGGTCGTGGGCATGGCACAGACCCAGGACCTGTACCGGCCGCCGGACTCGGTCGGCATGATCGCCGCGCTGCGTGGGGTCGTGACCGAGAAGGGCGCCAAGGGCAGCTACCTCAGCGACGACCCCGAGATCTCCGCGTACTACCTGCGCACGCGGACCGATCCGGGCCAGTGGCACCGGGCCGCACGCGGTAGCGCGCTGGCGTCCGCCGTGAAGAAGGGCTCGTACGACGCGGTCGTGCTGCGTACCGCCTCCGTGCCCGCGGAACTGCGCGGGTCCAGGACGTACCGGCTGCTGGCCGTGGTGCGGTCCGCCGACAAGGACGGCGGACAGGCGCCGTACCGGATCTGGGTGAAGCGATGACGGCCTACGCGCAGACTCCGCAGACGGATCCCGAGCAGCCCGAGCAGCATCAGGAGGCGGAGGGGCGCGCGGCCAGACGGCGGGCGGACAGCGGCGGCGGCAAGGGCTCCGCGCTGCTCGTCTTCGCGCTGCCCGTGCTGGTCGCGCTGGCCTGTGTGCTGCCAGGACTCGGCGGCCGCCAGTTGTGGCGCGACGAGCATGCCACCTGGTGGGCGTCCACGCTGTCGTGGCACTACCTCGGACAGCTGATCGACCACATCGACATCGTCTTCACGCCGTACTACGCGGGCATGCACCTGTGGATCGCGGTGGCCGGTGACTCGCCGGCCGCGCTGCGGCTGCCGGAGGCGCTGGCCATGGGGATCTCGGCCGGTCTGGTGGCACTCCTGGGGCGGCGGATGTTCGCCGTGCGGACCGGACTGCTGGCCGGACTGCTCTTCGCGGTGGTGCCGGCGATCACGCGCTACGGGCAGGAGGCGCGGCCCTACGCCTTCGCGACCCTCTTCGCGCTGCTCGCGACGCTCTTCCTGCTGCGCGCCCTGGAGAAGCCGAGCCTGCGCGACTGGACGCTGTACGCGCTGGCGATCGCGGCCACCGGATTCGGCCACCTGGTCGCGATGTCGGTGCTCGCCGGACATCTGGGCCTGGTTGTGCTGGCGAAGCGGCGCGGCGACAGGATCGCGCACTACGCCTTCGCGGGCGCGGCGCTGCTCGGTCTGTCGATCACGCTCCCGATGGTGGCGAAGGGGTCGGGGCAGAGCGGGCAGATCGCCTGGAA is a window of Streptomyces sp. NBC_00271 DNA encoding:
- a CDS encoding glycosyltransferase family 39 protein, translating into MTAYAQTPQTDPEQPEQHQEAEGRAARRRADSGGGKGSALLVFALPVLVALACVLPGLGGRQLWRDEHATWWASTLSWHYLGQLIDHIDIVFTPYYAGMHLWIAVAGDSPAALRLPEALAMGISAGLVALLGRRMFAVRTGLLAGLLFAVVPAITRYGQEARPYAFATLFALLATLFLLRALEKPSLRDWTLYALAIAATGFGHLVAMSVLAGHLGLVVLAKRRGDRIAHYAFAGAALLGLSITLPMVAKGSGQSGQIAWNTTTTQDLVDFPQELFGSWITGGVVMGLGVLGLLAARRYALLLGAWAVLPPVLTFLTADQLHLFLPRYLLFTIPAWTLLMAAAVTRLTGRLEPEARSGAVAKAVGGVLVTAFAAGYAFVAWPAIGDAKKDLPMEPDYAAAANVIASGEKPGDGVIFNGGLSERRAISYELRDRKAPKDVLMEWTPQQNGSYGATECGQPTRCLKGVDRLWLVSTIADGRPPLTGADKKKAAAIDEDFKATRTVRLNRVVVQVLERK